From a region of the Citricoccus muralis genome:
- the cobA gene encoding uroporphyrinogen-III C-methyltransferase — translation MSPTMGTESTPGSVALVGGGPGAADLLTVRALRLLRQADVVYFDRLAPTEDLALWAPRARLVDVGKRPGHHKVPQPEINRLLVASALAGLRVVRLKGGDPFVFGRGSEEAAACEEAGVPVTVVPGITSAVSVPAAAGIPVTARGISKSFTVVSGHDPLSEEELAGLAQLGGQGGTVVVLMGIGTLGHTAAGLMRHGLDARTPAGLVERGCTPQQRVCLAPLDQILLASAVEGIASPAVLVIGEVVRLAPGAELPWSGLAGLTQLTGLTGLTDLVDNA, via the coding sequence ATGAGCCCGACGATGGGGACTGAGTCTACCCCCGGGAGCGTGGCCCTCGTCGGCGGTGGCCCGGGTGCGGCCGACCTCCTGACGGTGCGGGCGTTGCGCCTGCTGCGGCAGGCCGACGTCGTGTACTTCGACCGGCTGGCCCCGACCGAGGACCTGGCCCTGTGGGCCCCACGGGCCAGGCTGGTGGACGTCGGCAAGCGGCCCGGGCACCACAAGGTGCCCCAGCCGGAGATCAACCGGCTGCTCGTGGCCTCGGCACTGGCCGGACTGCGCGTGGTCCGTCTCAAGGGTGGGGATCCCTTCGTGTTCGGCCGCGGCAGCGAGGAAGCCGCCGCCTGCGAGGAGGCCGGGGTGCCCGTGACCGTGGTCCCGGGCATCACGTCGGCCGTATCCGTGCCGGCCGCGGCGGGGATTCCCGTCACCGCCCGTGGGATCAGCAAGTCCTTCACGGTCGTCTCCGGCCACGATCCCCTCAGCGAGGAGGAACTGGCCGGGTTGGCCCAGCTGGGCGGGCAGGGCGGGACGGTGGTCGTACTCATGGGCATCGGCACCCTGGGCCACACCGCCGCCGGACTGATGCGGCACGGGCTGGACGCCCGGACGCCGGCAGGCCTCGTGGAACGCGGTTGCACCCCTCAGCAGCGGGTCTGCCTGGCCCCGCTCGACCAGATCCTGCTGGCCTCGGCGGTGGAGGGCATCGCCTCACCGGCCGTGCTGGTCATCGGCGAGGTGGTGCGGCTGGCCCCCGGGGCAGAACTGCCCTGGTCCGGGCTGGCGGGATTGACGCAACTGACCGGGCTGACGGGGCTCACCGATCTCGTGGACAACGCATGA
- a CDS encoding uroporphyrinogen-III synthase has protein sequence MSEPATVASAMQVLPQSLAGFRIGVTSDRRSEELINAFERRGAEVMHAPALRIAPLTESVTLHRDTRRVIGALPDFAVITTAYGMRRWMEAADAYGLGPDLHQVLAAAAILVRGSKARGAVRAAGLDDVGSPEDERTASVVDLLLARNLSGRTVAFQLHGMLDHRQIGRLERAGARVLTVMPYTWARPAEDSALLRMIEAAIDRQLDVLTFTAAPAVEAFLAVAQQYGRLDPLLEALRTDVATAVVGKVTAGPLHEAGLQPLIPSRWRLGAMIRLVCDHLEQQQVLRIQTRWGPVEIRGAQVHLVDHAPDPVRLAPGPMALLRELVDAQGAVLSRGHLLEALRQCESEHALEMLVWRLRQQLPVPGLVATVVKRGYRLAV, from the coding sequence ATGAGCGAGCCGGCCACCGTGGCCTCCGCCATGCAGGTCCTGCCCCAGAGCCTCGCCGGCTTCCGGATCGGCGTCACCTCGGACCGTCGCAGCGAGGAGCTCATCAACGCCTTCGAACGCCGCGGTGCCGAGGTGATGCATGCCCCGGCCCTGCGGATCGCCCCGCTGACCGAGTCCGTGACCCTGCACCGGGACACCCGCCGTGTCATCGGGGCCCTGCCGGACTTCGCCGTCATCACCACGGCGTACGGGATGCGCCGCTGGATGGAGGCGGCAGACGCCTACGGGCTCGGTCCGGACCTGCACCAGGTCCTCGCGGCGGCTGCCATCCTCGTCCGGGGTTCCAAGGCCCGCGGTGCCGTCCGGGCGGCCGGCCTGGACGACGTCGGCTCACCCGAGGACGAGCGGACGGCTTCCGTGGTGGACCTGCTCCTGGCCCGGAACCTGTCCGGGCGCACGGTGGCGTTCCAGCTGCACGGGATGCTGGACCACCGGCAGATCGGGCGGCTGGAGAGGGCCGGCGCCCGCGTGCTGACCGTGATGCCCTACACGTGGGCCCGGCCCGCCGAGGACTCGGCGCTCCTGCGGATGATCGAGGCCGCCATCGACCGCCAGCTGGATGTGCTCACCTTCACGGCGGCCCCGGCGGTGGAGGCCTTCCTCGCCGTCGCCCAGCAGTACGGCCGGCTGGACCCCCTCCTCGAGGCGTTGCGGACCGATGTGGCGACGGCCGTCGTCGGGAAGGTCACGGCCGGGCCGCTGCACGAGGCAGGACTGCAGCCGCTGATTCCCTCCCGGTGGCGCCTCGGGGCGATGATCCGGTTGGTGTGCGATCACCTGGAGCAGCAGCAGGTCCTGCGCATCCAGACCCGGTGGGGGCCCGTGGAGATCCGCGGTGCGCAGGTACACCTGGTGGATCACGCGCCCGATCCCGTTCGGCTTGCCCCGGGGCCGATGGCGTTGCTGCGTGAACTGGTGGACGCCCAGGGAGCAGTGCTCTCTCGCGGGCACCTGCTGGAGGCTCTGCGCCAGTGCGAATCCGAGCATGCCCTGGAGATGCTGGTGTGGCGGCTGCGCCAGCAGTTGCCGGTTCCGGGGCTGGTGGCCACCGTGGTCAAGCGCGGCTATCGGCTGGCTGTCTGA
- a CDS encoding FAD-dependent oxidoreductase — protein MSRGPLRIVIVGGGPVAARLVQELRPALEAGAAHVTILGEEPVPAYQRIRLGDVASGRVDGAALSLLDAQDEELAGIVLRCGAKVVALDRDRKTAILDGTSGAPGAPCASVPYDRLVLATGAQAVIPDFPISGTVGRGISVPAAAGRRPVGVMALRDLVEARRLHQAVRDAEPVVVVGGGVLGVEAALALAEVGAAVTLLHRGHVPLGAQLDPDSGRLLLRQLLAAGIQVRPDCGVQELVVAARAQDRATAHDGVPHLTAIRTTQGRRIPATLLVACTGVRPRDELAAAAGLDTLPRGGIVVDRNGRCPDDPSVYAVGDCAAVLGSRPTGLIGPGWDQARATADALRAEAGVPAVVERDAAGRPVRNSTSTTTSTPNPDAPGSTGRLDPIVVKSHTLSVACAGDLTADLWDPNGPSVSTWADPRAGQYLRIVTQGSRLLGFVAIGLPRSAAELSRHALTGTLPMADRSALLAMEHAAADRELGPADVLCRCSGATAGQVHEAAKECATVDEVGGRCGAGTGCGTCRGRIEDLLAVPPVRQPADSRA, from the coding sequence ATGAGCCGCGGGCCCCTGCGGATCGTCATCGTGGGCGGCGGACCGGTGGCGGCCCGGCTCGTCCAGGAGTTGCGCCCGGCCCTGGAGGCGGGTGCGGCCCACGTGACCATCCTGGGGGAGGAGCCCGTTCCGGCCTATCAGCGGATCCGCCTGGGGGACGTGGCCAGCGGCCGGGTCGACGGCGCCGCGCTGTCCCTGCTCGACGCGCAGGACGAGGAGCTGGCCGGCATCGTTCTCCGGTGTGGGGCTAAGGTGGTGGCCCTCGACCGGGACCGGAAGACGGCGATTCTCGACGGAACCTCCGGTGCTCCGGGCGCGCCCTGCGCCTCGGTTCCCTATGACCGGCTCGTGCTGGCGACCGGCGCCCAGGCCGTCATCCCGGACTTCCCGATCTCCGGCACCGTGGGCCGGGGCATCTCCGTCCCGGCCGCCGCGGGGCGCCGTCCGGTCGGCGTCATGGCGCTGCGGGACCTGGTCGAGGCCCGGCGCCTGCACCAGGCGGTGCGGGACGCCGAGCCGGTGGTGGTGGTCGGTGGCGGCGTCCTCGGAGTGGAGGCGGCCCTGGCGCTCGCCGAGGTCGGCGCCGCGGTCACACTGCTGCACCGCGGCCACGTTCCCTTGGGCGCTCAGCTCGATCCCGACTCCGGCCGGCTGCTGCTGCGCCAGCTCCTTGCCGCCGGCATCCAGGTCCGGCCGGACTGCGGCGTGCAGGAACTCGTGGTCGCCGCCCGCGCACAGGACCGGGCCACCGCGCACGACGGCGTCCCCCACCTCACCGCGATCCGCACCACCCAGGGGCGCCGGATTCCCGCCACCCTGCTCGTGGCATGCACGGGGGTGCGCCCCCGAGACGAGCTCGCCGCGGCCGCCGGACTGGACACCCTGCCCCGCGGCGGGATCGTGGTGGACCGGAACGGCCGCTGCCCGGACGATCCTTCCGTCTACGCGGTGGGCGACTGCGCCGCGGTCCTCGGGTCCCGGCCGACTGGACTCATCGGGCCTGGCTGGGACCAGGCCCGGGCCACCGCCGATGCCCTCCGGGCCGAGGCCGGCGTCCCAGCCGTGGTGGAACGCGATGCCGCTGGCCGTCCCGTCCGCAATTCCACTTCCACCACCACCTCCACCCCCAACCCCGACGCCCCGGGCTCGACCGGCCGCCTGGACCCCATCGTGGTGAAGTCCCACACCCTGTCCGTGGCCTGCGCGGGGGATCTCACCGCGGACCTGTGGGACCCGAACGGCCCGAGCGTGTCCACCTGGGCGGACCCGCGGGCCGGGCAGTACCTGCGGATCGTCACGCAGGGGTCCCGGTTGCTGGGGTTCGTGGCCATCGGCCTGCCGCGCTCGGCGGCGGAACTCTCCCGGCACGCCCTGACCGGGACCCTGCCCATGGCGGACCGCTCCGCACTGCTGGCGATGGAGCACGCCGCCGCGGACCGGGAGCTGGGACCGGCTGACGTGCTGTGCCGGTGTTCGGGGGCCACCGCCGGACAGGTCCACGAGGCGGCCAAGGAGTGCGCCACCGTGGACGAGGTCGGCGGCCGCTGCGGTGCGGGAACCGGCTGTGGGACGTGCCGGGGCCGGATCGAGGACCTGCTGGCGGTACCGCCGGTCAGACAGCCAGCCGATAGCCGCGCTTGA
- a CDS encoding molybdopterin oxidoreductase family protein, whose product MSEPATPAVPAVPTATSAATPAATRTHCPYCALQCAMTLTLEPGPTTSPTTTSPATTNSIAVTGAEFPTNRGRLCRKGATSAALLEDRPDRLTTPLIRDGAALDNADRDAAPLREATWDEALDLVTSRIMALQQSHGRDAIGVFGSGSLTNEKAYTLGKFARTALRTSRIDYNGRFCMASAAKAATEVLGLDRGLPFPLTDLDAACTVLLLGSNVADTMPPFVQHLKKARSHGGLIVVDPRRSATAQLTGDGAGHHLAPAPGGDLPLLLSVAHVLLAEGLADEDYLSSRTSGLASFRRSVADWWPERGQTVSGVSAGRIRWLARHLAAAARASKSGGDPVFILTGRGVEQHRDGTDTAKAAISLALLLGLPGTRHGGYGTLTGQGNGQGGREMGQKADQLPGLRSITDQADREATARHWGIPADALPGPGLPATQLLHTLGTEHGVKALLVHGANVAVSAPDVQRVQEGLRTLDLLVVCDFFRSETAEFADVVLPVLQWAEEDGTLTNLEGRLLRRSWAVDGPEGPRSELWILAEIARRLGSAVPLASEPAEVFDEIRRVTAGSRADYSGVTWDRLSEVAAYWPLGDGATHPTTHPTTHPTTRHTTQEVTVSGEPVIGTPRVFTESFGHPDGKAHLGPIHVRDPQPPSAQGLTLTTGRLMEHYQSGTQTRRVPDLLGVHPEATVSVHPATAGGLRLVEGTHAELRSTSGSMRARVVLDSGLRTDTVFVPFHFAGQGAANRLTAGLLDPHSQMPEFKSTPVTLHPAPSADGARS is encoded by the coding sequence ATGTCTGAGCCGGCCACCCCCGCCGTGCCGGCCGTCCCCACCGCCACCTCTGCCGCCACCCCTGCCGCCACCCGGACGCACTGCCCGTACTGCGCGCTGCAGTGCGCGATGACCCTGACCCTCGAGCCCGGCCCCACCACCAGCCCCACCACCACCAGTCCCGCCACTACCAACTCCATTGCCGTTACGGGCGCCGAGTTCCCGACCAACCGCGGCCGGCTCTGCCGCAAGGGCGCCACCTCCGCCGCCCTGCTGGAGGACCGGCCGGACCGGCTCACCACCCCGCTGATCCGGGACGGCGCCGCTCTCGACAACGCGGACCGGGACGCTGCACCCCTGCGCGAAGCCACCTGGGATGAGGCCCTGGACCTGGTGACCTCCCGGATCATGGCCCTTCAGCAGAGCCACGGCCGGGACGCCATCGGGGTCTTCGGCTCCGGCTCGCTGACCAACGAGAAGGCCTACACGCTGGGCAAGTTCGCCCGGACCGCCCTGCGCACCTCCCGGATCGACTACAACGGGCGGTTCTGCATGGCCTCCGCCGCCAAGGCCGCCACCGAGGTCCTCGGCCTGGACCGGGGCCTGCCGTTCCCACTGACAGACCTGGACGCGGCGTGCACGGTGCTGCTTCTGGGCTCCAACGTGGCGGACACCATGCCGCCGTTCGTCCAGCACCTGAAGAAGGCCCGCAGCCACGGCGGACTGATCGTGGTGGACCCCCGCCGCTCGGCCACCGCGCAGCTCACCGGGGACGGAGCCGGGCACCACCTCGCCCCGGCTCCCGGAGGGGACCTGCCCCTGCTGCTGTCCGTCGCCCACGTCCTCCTCGCCGAAGGGCTCGCGGACGAGGACTACCTGTCCAGCCGGACCAGCGGATTGGCATCGTTCCGCCGCTCCGTCGCCGACTGGTGGCCGGAACGGGGCCAGACCGTCTCCGGGGTCTCGGCCGGGCGCATCCGCTGGCTGGCGAGGCACCTGGCGGCGGCCGCCCGCGCGTCGAAGTCCGGTGGGGATCCGGTCTTCATCCTCACCGGCCGCGGCGTGGAACAGCACCGGGACGGGACGGACACCGCGAAGGCGGCCATCAGCCTGGCCCTGCTCCTGGGCCTGCCCGGAACCCGGCACGGCGGCTACGGCACCCTCACCGGTCAGGGCAACGGTCAGGGCGGACGGGAGATGGGCCAGAAGGCGGACCAACTGCCCGGCTTGCGCTCCATCACCGACCAGGCCGACCGCGAGGCCACGGCCAGGCACTGGGGCATCCCCGCGGACGCCCTACCCGGACCCGGCCTGCCGGCCACCCAACTGCTCCACACCCTCGGGACGGAGCACGGCGTGAAGGCGCTGCTGGTGCACGGAGCCAACGTGGCGGTCTCGGCCCCGGACGTCCAGCGCGTCCAGGAGGGACTGCGGACCCTGGACTTGCTGGTGGTCTGCGACTTCTTCCGATCCGAGACCGCTGAGTTCGCGGACGTTGTCCTGCCAGTCCTGCAGTGGGCGGAGGAGGACGGCACCCTGACCAACCTCGAGGGCCGCCTGCTGCGCCGCTCCTGGGCCGTAGACGGACCGGAGGGGCCCCGATCGGAACTCTGGATCCTCGCAGAAATCGCCCGCCGCCTGGGCAGTGCCGTGCCGCTGGCCTCGGAACCCGCCGAGGTCTTCGACGAGATCCGCCGGGTGACGGCGGGCTCCCGGGCCGACTACTCCGGCGTGACCTGGGACCGTCTCAGCGAGGTCGCCGCCTACTGGCCATTGGGTGACGGCGCCACCCACCCCACCACCCACCCCACCACCCACCCCACCACCCGACACACCACCCAGGAAGTCACCGTCAGCGGCGAACCGGTGATCGGCACCCCCCGGGTCTTCACCGAGTCCTTCGGCCACCCGGACGGCAAAGCCCACCTCGGGCCGATCCATGTCCGGGACCCCCAGCCTCCCTCGGCCCAGGGGCTCACCCTGACCACCGGACGGCTGATGGAGCACTACCAGTCCGGCACCCAGACCCGCCGGGTGCCGGACCTGCTCGGTGTGCACCCCGAGGCCACCGTCAGCGTCCACCCCGCCACTGCCGGCGGGCTCCGGCTCGTCGAGGGCACCCACGCCGAACTACGCAGCACGTCCGGGAGCATGCGGGCCCGCGTGGTGCTCGATTCCGGCCTGCGCACCGACACCGTGTTCGTCCCCTTCCACTTCGCCGGCCAGGGCGCCGCGAACCGGCTGACGGCCGGCCTGCTGGACCCCCACAGCCAGATGCCCGAGTTCAAGAGCACCCCCGTGACCCTGCACCCTGCGCCATCCGCGGACGGGGCACGGTCATGA
- a CDS encoding MFS transporter, producing MAITSTPASTDTTGTTEAPPTDRLVMGPGRWVSNWQPDHPEFWSGPGRSAARRNLHWSVFCEFLGFAVWQLWSVTVVFLPAAGFDLSTSQQFWLVSLPPLVGAVLRVPYSFTVALFGGRNWSVISALLLLIPTTALALALSTPETPVWALYLVAALAGFGGGNFASSMANITFFFPAREKGAALGLNAAGGNIGVAVAQFLVPLAVTLLSFGTFGPNLPMAALIWIPFILLAAWGAHRYMHNLSHARNDLKGSLSTLREPHLWLIALIYIGTFGSFMGFGSVFPTLISLMFPAFTSLELWGAAISMAFLGPLVGSLARPFGGRLADRRGGARVTLGCFIAMSAVTAGVVLTLPWQNFWLYLGLFLALFTLTGIANGSSYRMIPLVFRLTVPAGDPVGHERKASAALGLIGAVGGFGGFMIPQVLRASHTANGSFDAAFWVLAAVYLGLAVFTYLVYRRPGTALARANV from the coding sequence ATGGCCATCACCAGCACACCAGCCAGCACGGACACGACAGGCACCACCGAGGCGCCACCCACGGACCGGCTCGTCATGGGTCCTGGCCGCTGGGTCAGCAACTGGCAGCCGGACCACCCAGAGTTCTGGAGCGGCCCCGGGCGGTCTGCCGCCCGACGCAACCTCCACTGGTCCGTGTTCTGCGAGTTCCTCGGGTTCGCCGTTTGGCAGCTCTGGTCCGTCACCGTCGTCTTCCTGCCCGCCGCCGGTTTCGATCTGAGCACCTCCCAGCAGTTCTGGCTCGTCTCCCTGCCGCCGCTCGTCGGTGCGGTGCTGCGCGTGCCCTACAGCTTCACCGTGGCCCTGTTCGGCGGCCGCAACTGGTCCGTCATCTCCGCGCTGTTGCTGTTGATCCCGACGACGGCCCTCGCCCTCGCGCTGTCCACCCCCGAGACCCCGGTGTGGGCGCTCTACCTCGTGGCCGCCCTGGCCGGCTTCGGCGGCGGCAACTTCGCCAGCTCCATGGCCAACATCACCTTCTTCTTCCCGGCCCGGGAGAAGGGGGCCGCCCTCGGGCTCAATGCGGCCGGCGGCAACATCGGCGTGGCGGTGGCCCAGTTCCTCGTCCCCCTCGCCGTCACCCTGCTGTCCTTCGGGACCTTCGGGCCGAACCTGCCCATGGCCGCACTGATCTGGATCCCCTTCATCCTGCTCGCCGCCTGGGGCGCGCACCGCTACATGCACAACCTGTCCCACGCCCGCAACGACCTCAAGGGCTCCCTGTCCACCCTGCGCGAGCCGCACCTGTGGCTGATCGCCCTGATCTACATCGGGACCTTCGGTTCGTTCATGGGCTTCGGCTCCGTGTTCCCCACCCTCATCTCCCTCATGTTCCCGGCGTTCACGAGCCTGGAACTCTGGGGAGCCGCCATCTCGATGGCCTTCCTGGGGCCTCTCGTCGGCTCCCTGGCCCGGCCTTTCGGTGGGAGGCTGGCCGACCGCCGCGGCGGGGCCCGCGTCACCCTGGGCTGCTTCATCGCGATGTCCGCCGTGACCGCCGGCGTGGTGCTCACCCTCCCGTGGCAGAACTTCTGGCTCTACCTGGGTTTGTTCCTGGCGTTGTTCACCCTCACCGGCATCGCCAACGGCTCCAGTTACCGGATGATCCCGCTGGTCTTCCGCCTGACCGTCCCCGCCGGGGACCCGGTCGGCCATGAACGCAAGGCCTCCGCCGCCCTGGGCCTGATCGGGGCCGTCGGGGGCTTCGGCGGCTTCATGATCCCCCAGGTGCTCCGGGCATCGCACACCGCGAACGGGTCCTTCGACGCCGCCTTCTGGGTCCTCGCCGCCGTGTACCTGGGACTGGCCGTGTTCACCTACCTCGTCTACCGCCGCCCCGGCACGGCACTGGCCCGAGCCAATGTCTGA
- a CDS encoding DEAD/DEAH box helicase: MTENSENTENTENGENTESAESGVPAFADLGIDGRVLAAISDLGYENPSPIQAQTIPLLLSGRDVVGLAQTGTGKTAAFAVPALSRLAELADVNGPANTPQILVLAPTRELALQVAEAFTTYAKHIKGVTVLPVYGGAPYGPQLSGLRRGAQVVVGTPGRVIDHLSKGSLDLSNLQYMVLDEADEMLRMGFAEEVDQILSATPDQKQTALFSATMPRAIQRISGKYLNNPVEVSVAAKNTTAGNIRQRYMQVTGSWKLEALTRILETEEHDGVIAFVRTRNATEELATKLNARGFRAVALSGDVAQNQREKTVDNLRQGRVDILVATDVAARGLDVERISHVINYDIPHDTEGYVHRIGRTGRAGRSGDAVLFMTPREKYLLRAIEKATRQTVEQMNMPSVADVNNSRLGRFSTQITETLSAGDLDVFRGLIDSYVSENDVNAEDVAAALAKMAQGGRPLLAEEQDMPPARMERGGREDRGDRDGRGSRGPQRGPAEGNATYRISLGRQDRVQPGNIVGALANEAGLRSNQIGHIDIRSNHALVELPADLTSQQWDALGNTTINGRPIEIQKDSGRPTNAEREGKPFRSGGGGYKGGHKGGYGGHKGGGKAGFKAGRKSFEKPSRDRY; the protein is encoded by the coding sequence ATCACCGAGAACTCGGAAAACACCGAAAACACCGAGAACGGTGAGAACACCGAGTCGGCAGAGTCGGGCGTTCCCGCATTCGCTGATCTCGGCATCGATGGCCGAGTCCTCGCCGCGATCTCCGACCTCGGCTACGAGAACCCATCGCCGATCCAGGCCCAGACCATCCCGCTGCTGCTCAGCGGTCGCGACGTGGTGGGCCTGGCCCAGACCGGCACGGGCAAGACCGCCGCGTTCGCCGTGCCGGCCCTGTCCCGCTTGGCCGAGCTTGCCGACGTCAACGGCCCGGCCAACACCCCGCAGATCCTCGTGCTGGCCCCGACCCGCGAGCTGGCCCTGCAGGTCGCCGAGGCCTTCACCACCTACGCCAAGCACATCAAGGGCGTGACCGTGCTCCCCGTGTACGGCGGCGCCCCCTATGGCCCGCAGCTCTCCGGGCTGCGCCGTGGCGCCCAGGTGGTCGTGGGCACTCCCGGTCGCGTGATCGACCACCTGTCCAAGGGCTCCCTGGACCTGTCCAACCTGCAGTACATGGTCCTGGACGAGGCCGACGAGATGCTCCGCATGGGCTTCGCCGAGGAAGTGGACCAGATCCTGTCCGCCACCCCGGACCAGAAGCAGACCGCACTGTTCTCGGCCACCATGCCGCGCGCCATCCAGCGGATCTCCGGCAAGTACCTCAACAACCCCGTTGAGGTCTCCGTCGCCGCGAAGAACACCACGGCCGGCAACATCCGCCAGCGCTACATGCAGGTCACCGGCTCCTGGAAGCTCGAGGCCCTGACCCGCATCCTCGAGACCGAAGAGCACGACGGCGTCATCGCCTTCGTCCGCACCCGCAACGCCACCGAGGAGCTCGCCACCAAGCTCAACGCTCGGGGCTTCCGCGCCGTCGCCCTCTCCGGGGACGTCGCGCAGAACCAGCGTGAGAAGACCGTGGACAACCTGCGTCAGGGTCGAGTGGACATCCTGGTGGCCACCGATGTGGCGGCCCGTGGCCTCGACGTCGAGCGCATCAGCCACGTCATCAACTACGACATCCCGCATGACACCGAAGGCTACGTCCACCGCATCGGCCGCACCGGCCGTGCCGGGCGCTCCGGCGATGCCGTGCTGTTCATGACCCCGCGCGAGAAGTACCTGCTGCGGGCCATCGAGAAGGCCACCCGCCAGACCGTGGAGCAGATGAACATGCCCTCCGTGGCGGACGTCAACAACTCCCGTCTGGGCCGTTTCAGCACGCAGATCACCGAGACCCTCTCGGCGGGCGACCTGGACGTGTTCCGTGGGCTCATCGACTCCTACGTGTCGGAGAACGACGTCAACGCCGAGGACGTCGCCGCGGCGCTCGCCAAGATGGCCCAGGGCGGCCGCCCGCTGCTGGCCGAGGAGCAGGACATGCCCCCGGCCAGGATGGAACGCGGTGGCCGTGAGGACCGTGGTGATCGTGACGGACGCGGCTCCCGCGGCCCGCAGCGCGGCCCGGCCGAGGGCAACGCCACCTACCGGATCTCGCTGGGCCGTCAGGACCGCGTGCAGCCGGGCAACATCGTCGGCGCCCTCGCCAACGAGGCCGGACTGCGTTCCAACCAGATCGGCCACATCGACATCCGGTCCAACCACGCCCTCGTGGAGCTGCCGGCGGACCTGACCAGCCAGCAGTGGGATGCCCTGGGCAACACCACCATCAACGGTCGTCCGATCGAGATCCAGAAGGACTCCGGGCGTCCGACGAACGCCGAGCGCGAGGGCAAGCCCTTCCGCTCCGGTGGCGGTGGCTACAAGGGTGGCCACAAGGGCGGCTACGGCGGTCACAAGGGTGGCGGCAAGGCTGGATTCAAGGCCGGTCGGAAGTCCTTCGAGAAGCCCTCACGTGACCGGTACTGA
- a CDS encoding FadR/GntR family transcriptional regulator, with amino-acid sequence MAEQDRGHGARRVTRARLYEQLMERILEYIDEEGLAPGDRLPPERDLAEQFGVSRATLAQALVALEVLGVIDVRHGTGAVLVYRPNATTLLRQLSDHRSLLPEIVEARSTVEVKLAALAAERRTDQDLAAIDAAIEVMAGEIEQGDRGVGGDERFHGAITQAAHSGVLAQMMDFLSERIRETRIESLGQPGRPEVSLEAHRAIAKGIRRGDPDEAAQAMQRHIDVVSDVPLLRDAEG; translated from the coding sequence ATGGCGGAACAGGACAGGGGTCACGGTGCGCGGCGTGTCACGCGTGCCCGGCTGTACGAGCAGCTGATGGAACGGATTCTCGAGTACATCGATGAGGAGGGTCTGGCACCCGGCGACCGGCTCCCTCCGGAGCGTGACCTGGCCGAACAGTTCGGCGTTTCCCGGGCGACCCTGGCCCAGGCCCTGGTGGCACTGGAGGTGCTCGGTGTCATCGACGTCCGCCATGGCACCGGTGCCGTCCTGGTCTACCGCCCGAATGCGACCACGCTGCTGCGGCAGTTGAGTGACCATCGAAGCCTGCTGCCGGAGATCGTGGAGGCCAGGAGCACGGTCGAGGTCAAGCTCGCGGCACTGGCGGCCGAGCGACGGACGGATCAGGACCTGGCGGCGATCGACGCGGCCATCGAGGTGATGGCTGGTGAGATCGAGCAGGGTGACCGGGGAGTAGGCGGCGACGAGAGATTCCACGGGGCCATCACCCAGGCTGCGCATTCCGGGGTCCTGGCGCAGATGATGGACTTCTTGAGTGAGAGGATCCGGGAGACCCGCATTGAGTCCTTGGGCCAGCCGGGGCGTCCAGAGGTCTCCCTCGAAGCGCACCGGGCCATTGCGAAGGGCATTCGCCGGGGCGATCCGGACGAGGCCGCCCAGGCGATGCAGCGGCATATCGACGTCGTCTCCGACGTCCCGCTGCTCCGTGACGCGGAAGGCTGA